One window of Hymenobacter sp. BRD128 genomic DNA carries:
- a CDS encoding carbohydrate-binding family 9-like protein: MKLPLTLFMSLGLGAALPLRAQTMPFQGLENLFTPPLGYVVQHTSQRLTMDGHLQESDWQRAPWTTDFVDIEGAKKPLPAFQTRVKMLWNDSTLFIAATLQEPQLWAYQTHHDDIIYKDNDFEVFIDPDNNAHQYFEVEVNALNKIFDLYLPKPYRDKGDALISWDVPGLRSGVALAGTLNQPRDQDQSWTVEMAVPLKAVRMGFPWQPPTEGTLWRINFSRVEWDTRAAGGKNVKVQDAAGKDLPEHNWVWSPQGVINMHYPERWGYLQFTRRAGTAWQLPAAELRKQYLWLVYYRQQQFRERTGHYAASLAELKLAPQAVVDKQVSQLALAATPYQFTATLTADGYAAIRINDEGLIETLKP; encoded by the coding sequence ATGAAACTGCCGCTTACCCTTTTTATGAGTCTGGGGCTGGGCGCCGCCCTTCCTCTGCGTGCGCAAACAATGCCGTTTCAGGGCCTGGAAAATCTGTTTACGCCGCCGCTGGGCTACGTAGTGCAGCACACCAGCCAGCGGCTGACAATGGACGGCCACTTACAGGAGAGCGACTGGCAAAGAGCCCCCTGGACCACTGATTTTGTGGATATCGAAGGCGCTAAGAAGCCACTGCCTGCCTTTCAGACGCGGGTGAAAATGCTCTGGAACGACTCGACGCTGTTCATTGCCGCCACTTTGCAGGAGCCGCAACTCTGGGCCTATCAAACGCACCACGACGATATTATCTACAAAGACAATGATTTTGAAGTGTTTATCGACCCCGACAACAACGCACACCAATACTTCGAGGTTGAGGTGAATGCCCTGAACAAGATTTTCGACCTCTACCTGCCCAAGCCCTACCGCGACAAGGGCGACGCGCTCATCAGCTGGGACGTGCCCGGCCTGCGCTCGGGCGTGGCCCTGGCGGGTACCCTTAACCAGCCCCGGGACCAGGACCAGAGCTGGACCGTAGAAATGGCCGTTCCGTTGAAGGCCGTGCGCATGGGCTTTCCGTGGCAGCCGCCCACCGAGGGCACGCTGTGGCGCATCAATTTCTCGCGGGTGGAGTGGGACACGCGCGCGGCGGGAGGTAAGAATGTAAAAGTGCAGGATGCTGCTGGCAAGGACCTGCCCGAGCACAACTGGGTGTGGTCGCCGCAGGGCGTTATCAACATGCACTACCCCGAGCGCTGGGGCTACCTGCAGTTTACGCGCCGGGCCGGTACCGCCTGGCAGCTGCCCGCGGCCGAGCTGCGCAAGCAGTATTTGTGGCTGGTCTATTACCGCCAGCAGCAGTTTCGGGAGCGTACCGGCCACTACGCCGCTAGCCTGGCCGAGTTGAAGCTTGCGCCCCAGGCGGTGGTCGATAAGCAAGTAAGCCAGCTGGCGCTGGCAGCCACGCCCTACCAGTTTACGGCCACCCTTACGGCGGACGGTTACGCTGCCATTCGCATCAACGACGAAGGATTAATTGAAACCCTGAAACCATGA
- a CDS encoding SusC/RagA family TonB-linked outer membrane protein has product MLLLLLSHGYSYAQASKISGRITNATNEPLIGVSIVVSGTTQGTTSDVDGNYTLTAPSEATLVFSYVGYVSQTVAVKGRSSINIIMAADNKQLGEVVVTALGIKKDERKIGYSVTKVDGGALSVARETNVATSLQGRVAGLNVGSTSGGPGSAARLNIRGVTSFSGTSQPLIVINGVPMDNTVRGSSGEWGGADLGDGISNINPDDIETMTVLKGSTASALYGARAANGVIQITTKSGLRNKTTIEYNTNYQFDHAVDNRNFQTQYGQGSQGLRPTDQASAIISGNTAWGPRLDGAPTVGIDGQTHPYSLAGDNFHQFYRLGTSWTNTVSVSGGGEKGTYRLSLSNLDNKSILRNSGLARRTATFTTAYDLTKKLSFNLSLNYIDQEDKNRPQLSDAPLNANNILFLSPNIDQSLLQPGYDVNKNGLETAWNVDSYTTNPWFVVNQYINNLSRKRLIGVVSGRYAFTDYLSLMARTGYDYSSDRRFNVTPYGTLYSSAGEGGLDNLTLGTRMEMNSDALLSFNKQFNQDFTVSASLGGNYRYNRFESSRLYGGQFIVPYLYTPTNLRNRNLEYQFTELITPSVYYTADFSYKFLTLSTTGRYDRFSTLPDGNRSIFTPSVSGSFVFSDLLDSPALSYGKLRASYAKTSGEPANPYQTNFYYNIGNPLNGTPRANFSSTLPNANLRPFSLREFEVGTELKFFGGRVGVDVAYFDRQTSGEIVSAGLSVASGFESRSVNLGSTRNRGWKPC; this is encoded by the coding sequence GTGCTCCTCCTGCTGCTTAGCCACGGCTACAGCTATGCCCAGGCGAGCAAAATCTCGGGCCGGATTACCAATGCCACTAACGAGCCGCTCATTGGGGTGAGCATCGTGGTGAGTGGCACCACCCAGGGTACCACCTCAGATGTGGATGGCAACTATACCCTCACCGCGCCCAGCGAGGCTACGCTGGTATTTTCGTATGTGGGCTACGTGAGCCAGACGGTGGCCGTGAAAGGCCGCTCGTCCATCAACATCATCATGGCTGCTGATAATAAGCAGCTTGGTGAGGTAGTGGTGACGGCGCTCGGCATCAAGAAAGACGAGCGGAAGATTGGCTATTCGGTAACCAAAGTAGACGGCGGTGCCCTGTCGGTGGCCCGCGAAACCAACGTGGCAACCTCCCTGCAGGGCCGGGTGGCCGGCCTGAACGTGGGCAGCACCAGCGGTGGCCCCGGCTCGGCGGCCCGCCTCAACATCCGCGGCGTAACGTCGTTTTCGGGCACGTCGCAGCCACTCATTGTTATCAACGGCGTGCCCATGGATAACACGGTGCGCGGCAGCTCGGGCGAGTGGGGCGGCGCCGACCTGGGCGATGGCATCAGCAACATCAACCCCGACGACATCGAAACGATGACGGTGCTGAAGGGCTCGACGGCTTCGGCCCTCTACGGGGCACGGGCGGCCAACGGCGTTATTCAGATAACGACCAAATCGGGCCTGCGTAATAAAACTACCATCGAGTACAACACCAACTACCAGTTTGACCACGCGGTAGATAACCGTAACTTCCAGACCCAGTACGGGCAGGGCAGCCAGGGGCTGCGGCCGACTGACCAGGCCTCGGCTATCATTTCGGGCAACACGGCTTGGGGCCCGCGCCTGGACGGCGCTCCGACCGTGGGCATCGACGGGCAAACCCATCCGTACTCGCTGGCGGGTGACAACTTCCACCAGTTTTACCGCCTGGGTACTTCCTGGACGAACACCGTGTCGGTTTCGGGCGGCGGCGAGAAAGGTACTTACCGCCTCTCGCTCTCCAACCTCGACAACAAGTCTATCCTGCGCAACAGCGGGCTAGCGCGCCGCACGGCCACTTTCACCACGGCCTACGACCTGACCAAAAAGCTGAGCTTCAACTTGTCGCTTAACTACATTGACCAAGAAGATAAGAACCGACCCCAGCTGAGCGACGCCCCGCTGAATGCCAACAACATCCTGTTCTTGTCGCCCAACATCGACCAGTCGCTGCTGCAGCCCGGCTACGACGTCAACAAAAACGGCCTGGAAACCGCTTGGAACGTGGATAGCTACACCACCAACCCCTGGTTCGTGGTCAACCAGTACATCAATAACTTGTCGCGCAAGCGCCTGATTGGCGTGGTATCAGGCCGGTACGCGTTTACCGATTACCTGTCCCTGATGGCGCGCACGGGCTACGACTACTCCAGCGACCGGCGCTTTAACGTCACGCCCTACGGCACGCTGTACTCGTCGGCCGGCGAAGGTGGCCTCGACAACCTCACCCTGGGCACCCGCATGGAGATGAACAGCGATGCCTTGCTGTCGTTCAATAAGCAGTTTAATCAAGATTTCACCGTCAGCGCCAGTTTAGGGGGCAACTACCGCTACAACCGCTTCGAGAGCAGCCGCCTGTATGGCGGGCAGTTCATCGTGCCCTACCTATACACGCCTACCAACCTGCGCAACCGCAACCTGGAGTATCAATTCACGGAGCTGATAACGCCTTCGGTTTACTACACTGCCGATTTCAGCTACAAGTTCTTGACCTTGAGCACAACGGGTCGTTACGACCGCTTCTCGACGCTGCCCGATGGCAACCGCAGCATCTTTACACCTTCGGTGTCGGGTAGCTTCGTCTTCTCCGACCTGCTGGACTCGCCGGCCCTGAGCTACGGCAAGCTGCGCGCCTCGTATGCCAAAACCAGCGGCGAGCCGGCTAACCCCTACCAGACCAATTTTTACTACAACATTGGTAACCCCCTCAACGGCACGCCGCGCGCCAATTTTAGCTCCACGCTGCCCAATGCCAACCTGCGGCCCTTTAGCCTGCGCGAGTTTGAGGTAGGCACTGAGCTGAAGTTCTTCGGCGGGCGCGTTGGGGTAGATGTGGCGTACTTCGACCGCCAGACCAGCGGCGAGATTGTAAGTGCTGGCCTCTCGGTTGCTTCGGGCTTCGAGAGCCGCTCGGTAAACCTAGGCTCGACCCGCAACCGGGGGTGGAAGCCTTGCTGA
- a CDS encoding SusD/RagB family nutrient-binding outer membrane lipoprotein, producing MKKLIPFIALAALLGGSSCSEKYLDQINTNPNAASANNLDPNYLLTDGELTFANTGYGQLLYEAPAIQGLASTFNYYGNGDKYVNAGGFTGYQALIFSQGYTALSRLQQAISVANAQSATRYANVIAISNIMKVMIFQRITDTYGDVPYSQAVQAASGIVTPQYDKQQDIYPALLTQLDAAITSLNSTGAKATGDLLYGGDVTQWKKLGYSLMVRVAMRMTKVNPALAKTYTEKAAAAGTMTGTSDNAIVKTDISYGDTQNATTNALLTTDDFREVKWSKTIIDYLRNTSDPRLGAIAEIPQPGAGNNANQALPGDNTPSLQRGLPNGYDLTGGANDIRKRADYPGPTGSGSDQAPLGNYSRPRLQVYIQRNAPIYLLTYAETELLLAEAASRGWSVGADAATHYANGLRSALESLGQFSTNAAIPTATITAFVAANPLGAANPLQQINEQYWLETCTTFNFIEAWTNWRRSGYPVLTPVNYPGNVTNGTIPRRMIYPATEIGNNPAGYASGVASLNGGDLLTSRVWWDK from the coding sequence ATGAAAAAGCTAATTCCGTTTATTGCGCTGGCGGCCTTGCTGGGAGGTTCTTCCTGCTCGGAGAAATACCTCGACCAGATAAATACCAATCCTAACGCCGCCTCGGCTAATAACCTCGACCCCAACTACCTGCTCACCGACGGCGAGCTGACTTTTGCCAACACCGGCTACGGGCAGCTGCTGTATGAGGCGCCCGCCATTCAGGGCCTAGCCAGCACGTTCAACTACTACGGCAACGGCGATAAATACGTGAACGCCGGCGGCTTTACGGGCTACCAGGCGCTCATCTTCAGCCAGGGGTATACGGCCCTCAGCCGCCTGCAGCAGGCTATTAGCGTGGCCAATGCGCAGAGCGCAACCCGCTATGCCAACGTCATCGCCATCAGCAATATTATGAAGGTGATGATATTCCAGCGCATCACCGACACCTACGGCGACGTGCCCTATTCGCAGGCGGTGCAGGCAGCCTCGGGCATCGTGACGCCGCAGTACGACAAGCAGCAGGATATTTACCCCGCCCTGCTGACTCAGCTCGATGCGGCCATCACCAGCCTAAACAGTACCGGGGCTAAGGCGACCGGCGACCTGCTCTACGGTGGCGACGTGACGCAGTGGAAGAAGCTAGGCTACTCGCTGATGGTGCGCGTGGCTATGCGCATGACCAAGGTGAACCCCGCGCTGGCCAAAACCTACACTGAGAAAGCTGCCGCCGCCGGCACCATGACGGGTACCTCGGACAACGCCATCGTGAAAACCGACATCAGCTACGGTGATACGCAAAATGCCACGACTAACGCACTGCTGACGACCGACGATTTCCGGGAGGTGAAGTGGAGCAAAACTATCATCGACTACCTGCGCAACACCAGCGACCCGCGCCTGGGCGCCATCGCCGAGATACCGCAGCCCGGCGCCGGCAACAACGCCAACCAGGCGCTACCCGGCGACAACACGCCCAGCCTGCAGCGCGGCCTGCCCAATGGCTATGACCTGACGGGTGGTGCCAATGACATTCGCAAGCGCGCCGATTACCCCGGCCCCACGGGCAGTGGCTCGGACCAGGCCCCGCTGGGTAACTACTCGCGTCCTCGCCTGCAAGTGTACATTCAGCGCAATGCACCCATTTACCTGCTGACCTACGCCGAAACGGAGTTGCTGCTGGCCGAGGCCGCCAGCCGCGGCTGGAGCGTGGGTGCCGATGCCGCTACGCACTACGCCAATGGCTTGCGCAGCGCGCTGGAATCGCTGGGCCAGTTCAGCACCAACGCCGCCATCCCCACGGCTACCATTACGGCCTTCGTGGCGGCCAACCCCCTGGGCGCGGCCAACCCGCTGCAACAGATAAACGAGCAGTACTGGCTGGAAACCTGCACCACGTTCAACTTTATTGAGGCCTGGACTAACTGGCGCCGCTCGGGCTACCCCGTGCTGACGCCGGTGAACTACCCCGGCAACGTGACCAATGGTACCATTCCGCGCCGCATGATTTATCCGGCTACTGAGATTGGTAACAATCCCGCCGGGTATGCGTCGGGCGTGGCTAGCCTGAACGGTGGCGACCTGCTCACCTCGCGCGTGTGGTGGGATAAGTAA